The following is a genomic window from Hymenobacter monticola.
CCGGCTGGTGCAGTTCAAGAAGGGCGAGGTGCAGGGCATTCGCTTCGCGCTGCAGGCCGACCGCCAGGGCGTAACCGGCACCATGACTACCCGCTACACTGGCCTGCAAATGCAGCTGCTAGGCTATAAGGAAGAGGAAATTAAGAAGACTTTCTTCAAGCGCATTATCTCTAAAGCGGCCAACGTCCTCGTCATCCGCGACCAGAACCCGCGCAAGCGCGACAAACTGATTTCGGGTGAAATGACCAGCAAGCGCGAACCGCGCTTTTCGGTGTTCACGCTCTGGCGGCAGGGCGTGGTGAGCGGCTTGTTCAACAACGTGGGCGTGCCGCAGAAGCTGGCCCAGAAGCTAAGCGAAAGCGCCGACGAAGCGCCGCTGCCAAAATAAAATGGGGGCTGCACAATCAGCGCCCTGGTGTCATCGCCCCGGTGAGTCAGTTTTTCTAAAAAAAGCTTAAACGATTAATTGGCCCAGCATTCTTCTCTATATTTGACTCATCCCCTTTTTCACCCCATTTCGCTTTCCATTTATGCGCAACACCTTTACTTCTTTCCGCACCCTGGCACTTCTAACGCTGGGGTTGGGCACCCTGCCAGCCGCCCATGCCGCGCTGATACCCGTGGCCGTGACCGGCTACAACGCCGACGTGGTGGCCAACGGCGCCGGCACCGTCACCTCCTCAACCACCGACGACGTGGACGGCGGGGCGGTGGGCAACCGCTTCAATTTCATGGCGCCGACGTTCGTGAACCCAACCGGCGCGGCGCCCACCACGTCGTTGCCAGCCAACGGCCTCTTTACCAGCGCCACCACGGCCGGCCTTACGTTTCAGCTCGCCCCTTATGCGGCCAACAACTCGCTGCGCATCAACGGCGTGGGCACGGGCACGTTGACTTTCCCCACCACGCAGCTGGCCGCTACCGAGGTGTACTTGCTGGCCACCTCCGGCAACGGGGCCAGCGCCTTCACGGCCACGGTTAACTTTGCCGATGGCACCTCGCAGATATTCACGAATCTTTCGGCGGCCGACTGGTTCTCGGGCACCACCAACATCGCCCTGCGCGGCTTTGGCCGGGTGGGCCGCGACAACAACGTCATCCAGAACAGCACCACCGACCCGCGCCTGTATGAATTCCGCTTGGCGCTGGTGGCCGCCAACGCCAGCAAGGTTATCCAAAGCGTGAGCATCGCCAAATCCTCCACCACCGGCACCCTCAACGTGATGGGGGTCAGCATTAATTCCACCGTTACGGCTGCGCTGTCGGCCCGGGAGGCCCTGGCCGTGAACGCCTACCCCAACCCCACGGCCGACCGCCTCACCGTGCAGGCGCCCGCCGAGGCCAGCCCGGCCGCCACCGTGCAGCTGCTCGACCACACCGGCCGCATCCTGCAAGCCGCGCCCGTGCGCAACCGCGAAGTCCGCTTCGACCTCGGCAGCCTGGCCGCCGGCCTCTACCTGGCCCGCTACCAGGACGGCGACCGCACCCGCACCCTGAAAGTGGTGAAACAATAAACCAAGCCGTTTTTCCACGAATTGCTCTTCCCCGCAGCTCCGGCTGCGGGGATTTTTTGTGGGCCGTGCGTCGTTTAAATCGGTGGAACACGGCGGCGTTAACCGCGCCCGGGGCCGTACCTTTGCCCCTGAATACCCCGACTCTATGATTTCTATTTCCGACCTCGACTTCCACTTTGGCTCCCGCACGCTGTACGACAACGCCAGCCTGCACATCAAGCCCAAGGATAAAATCGGCCTCATCGGCCTCAACGGCACCGGCAAATCGACGCTGTTGCGCCTGCTGGTGGGCGAGTACAAGGCCGACGGCGGCTCGATTTCGATGGCCAAGGACGTGAGCTTGGGCTTTCTCAACCAGGATTTGCTGAGCTACGACACGCACGAAAGCATTCTGCACGTGGCCATGCAGGCCTTCGAGGAGGCGCTGGAACTGCAGAAGAAAATTGACGAGGTGCTGCTGCAGTTCGAAACCGACTACTCCGACGACCTGGTGGACAAGCTGGCCACCATGCAGGAGCGGTTTGAGGCGCTGGGCGGCTACACCATGCAGGCCCGCGCCGAAGAAATCCTGGAAGGCCTGGGCTTCAGTACCGAAGACCTGCAGAAGCCGCTGAAAAGCTTTTCGGGCGGCTGGCGCATGCGCGTGATGCTGGCCAAGATTCTGCTCCAGCAACCCTCCCTCCTGCTCCTCGACGAACCCACCAACCACTTGGACCTGCCGAGTATCAAGTGGATTGAGAACTACCTGGCCGACTACGAGGGCGCCGTCATCATCGTGAGCCACGACCGCGCCTTCCTCGACCGTACCACCAACACCACCGTGGAAGTGCTGGGCGGCAAACTAGTGCCCTACGCCGGCAACTACAGCTACTACCTCGAAGAAAAAGAGGAGCGCAACCTCATCCAGAAAGGCGCCTTTGAGAACCAGCAGGCCCAGATTCGACAGGCCGAGCGCTTCATTGAGCGCTTCAAGGCCAAGGCCAGCAAGGCCAAGCAGGCCCAGAGCCGCGTGAAAGCCCTCGACAAGCTGGAGCGCATTGAGGACGTGGCCCAGGACGCGGCCAAAATTAACATGAAGTTCACCTTCAAGGTGGAGCCCGGCCGCCACATCCTCCGCATGGAGCACGTGACGAAGAAATACGACCAGAAGCTCATCTTCCGCGACACCAACGTGCACATCGAGCGCGGCGACAAAATCGCGCTGATTGGCGCCAACGGCAAGGGCAAGTCGACGCTCATGCGCCTGGTGGCCGGCACTGAGGCGCCCACGGCGGGCAAGCACCAGCTGGGCCACAACGTGATTATGTCGTTCTACGCCCAGCACCAGCTCGAAAGCCTGACGCTCGACAATGAGATTTTGCAGGAAATGAGCGAGGCCGGCTCGAAGCGCAACGACATGGAATTGCGCTCGGTGCTGGGCTCGTTCCTTTTCACGGGCGACGAGGTGTTCAAGAAAATCAAGGTGCTGAGCGGCGGCGAGAAAAGCCGCGTGGCCCTGGCCAAAACCCTGATTTCGGAAGCCAACTTCCTGCTGCTCGACGAACCGACCAACCACCTGGACATGGTGTCGGTGAACATCCTCATTCAGGCCCTGGAGCAGTACGAGGGCACATTTATCGTCATCAGCCACGACCGCTACTTCGTGGAGAATGTGGCCACCAAAATCTGGTTTATCGAAGACTACCAGCTGAAAGAATACCCCGGCACTTACGAGGAATACGAGCGGTGGCAGGACGACCGCGAGAAGGCCGCCAAGAAAGCCGGCCTGCCCTCGCCATCGGCCAACAAGCCCCAGCCCAAGGAGGAGAAAAAGGCCGAGGCCATGCCCGCCAAAACGTCGTCGCCCGACCAGAAAAAAGCCCTCAAGGAGCTAGCCGAAGTAGAAGCCAAAATTGATACCTTGGAAAAGGAACTGGCCGGCTACGAAAAGCAGTTGGCCGACCCGAAAATCTACGAAAACGCCGCGCAGCTGAAAGACGCGACGATGAAATTCGAGCAGGTGAAAAAGGAACTGGCGCAGTTGAACGACCGGTGGGAAATGCTGGCGGAAGTGTAAGCCAGTGAAACTTTGAAAAGCAAAAAAGCCTCTCCCGAAGCACCACGCTTCGGGAGAGGCTTTTTTGCTTTACCAAGCAACGGGCCGTGAATTGGCGATAGGCAGGATTTTTAGTACTGACGCTCATGCAAAGCCGTTCAGCTCGCTTATTACCAATACGATGTTAGTGGCTGTCTTTTTTGTCTTTTCGTTGGTATTCTAATGTTTCATACCACGCTTTTTGAGGTCTGCTTTTTGGATACCCCTTCTCAACGCGAAACTTTTTTCGTTCTTCGGTAAAGTCCCACCACGTTTTTTTTGCGTCGCGTGTATTTGCAAAGTTTACCACTAATCTGAACTGGTCCTCAACACAAGGGTCTGTCCAATAACCTCTTTTTATCTCGTATTCGTTCGTCAGGTCAGCACCGTCTTTATCCTTTAGTTCGTTAAGTGAATAGTAACCTAAAAACACAAGGTCTTCAGCAAATTTTATTCCGACTGATGGAATGGTTTGAAATTCTGCCAACGCAAAAATTTCTTTTGCTCGTTCAGGTGTAACATTAAGCAAATCTTCCAATTCGTCAGTTGCAAAACTGATGATATTGGCAATTTTGATTTTGTTTTTCCTCAAATTCGCTTTTTCAATATCTGTCAGCGGAAGTTTTATATTCGCCTTACTTTTCATCTTCGGCAAAGTCAGCAAGTATTTGTTATAGTCGCACAGCAGTTGCGATTGAATTGCTACCGCGCCTATTTCAGATTGGCAACGCCTTTGAAGAACTGGATGCCGCCGAAAATGATGGCGCCCCAGAAGATGAAGCCGATGTCGGCCAGGGTGAGGGCTGTGCCGCCCACGCACCACAGCGCCCCGTAGAGCATGTCCTTCTTGGCTTGTGCGTTTTGGGCTTGCTTAATCTGGCCTTGCAGGTTGCTGACGACGATGCCGGCGCTTTCGGCATCGAGCCCCTGCTCCTGCAGCAGCTGCTCTACTTCGGCGGCGCTTTTGCCGCCGTGCACGAGCTGATTGGCGGCGTAGTCGTATACCTGATTAACGGTTTCCTGGTTGCTGGTTGTAGAAACTTCCATTTGGGTTGTTTTTAAGGGTAGACAAAACCAGCTTTACTGGCAAAATTCGCGAGCAATATACCACTACTGCTGATGGTTACAAGCACGTCAGCAATATCGGACGCGTAAGAGAATCAGCCGCAAGATGACCACCCTTCACCAGGCACTTCGCTTCGCCGCTTCAAACCTTTAGCACGCCCCGAAAGCCCCGCCCGCTGTAGTACGCCTGCGCGCCGTTGTGATACACGAAGACGGTGCCGAAGCGGAAGTCGGCGAAAAGGGCCCCGCCGAGCGTTCGGATATTCGCCGGCGTTTGCAGCCAGCTGGAAGTCTTGGCGTCGAAGCGGCCCAGCTGCTGCAATTCACGGTACTGGGCCTCGGTCAGCAACTCGATGCCCATGTCCGCGGCCAGGTCCAAGGCGCTGGTGGCGGGTCGGTGCTCTTTGCGCGATTTCAGCCCTTCGCGGTCGTAGCAGAGGCTGCGGCGGCCGGCCGGGCTTTCGGCGGTGCAGTCGAAGAACAGGTATTCGCCCGTTTGGGCGTCAAGGCCCACCACGTCGGGCTCGCCGCCGGTGGTTTCCATGTCGTCGAGCGTCCAGAGCTTTGCCGGCTTGGCTTCCAGCCGGGCCTGCACGTCGGGCCAAGCCAAGCCTTGGTGGCGGCCCGGGTGCTTTGCAAAACGCGTTTTTAAGATGTTGATGAGCTCCTCCCGGCGCTCCATGGGCAGTTCCTTGTAGTTCTTTTTTGCCATCGTTATCGGCTATCAGCACGGGTTGTAGCTCCTGGGGCTGCTCGGTTTCAGGCGGCTAAAGTGCCGCCCGCCACGAAAATAGCGCGGTTCTGGCTTGTACCTTGCGTCCCGCCCTCCTTCCCGCCCGTCTTGCTGCCTCCCCCCATGCTCACCTTCGATTTCACTCACTTCCCCACCCTCCGCACCGAGCGCCTAACGCTGCGCCAACTCACCGGCACCGACGCGCCCGCCCTGTTTGCCCTGCGCTCCGACCCGCAGGTGATGCTGTATATTCCCCGACCACTGGCCACGTCGGTAGCCGATTGCGAAGCCCTGATTGACATGATGAACGAAGGCATGAGCCGGCACGAGCTGCTCCACTGGGGCGTGGCCCTGCGTTCGTCGGGCGAGCTCATTGGCACCATCGGCTTCTACCGGCTGCAGCCCGAAAACCACCGGGCCGAAATCGGCTACATGCTGCTGCCCGCCCGGCAGGGCCTGGGCCTGATGCAGGAGGCGGTGGCGGCCGTGCTGAACCATGGCTTCGAGGTGCTGAACCTGCACTCGGTGGAAGGCGTCATCGACCCGCAGAACGTGGCCTCGGCGCGGGTGTTGCAACGGGCGGGCTTTGTGCAGGAAGGGCTTTTTCGGGAAAACGAATACTGGGAAGGCAAATTTCTGGACACCGCTTATTATTCGCTGCTCTGCCCCGCCAGCCGCTGAAAAGGCTCCGGGCGGGACAGACGTAAAACGGCCATTGCCGTACCTTTCGGGCCATGCGTTTCCTTCCCCTCGCCTCCCTCCTGCTAGCCACGGCCTGCGTGCCGCTGGGCACCCCCATCACCGACCCCAACGCCAGCCGCGTCGGCACCCAGAAGCCGCCGGAATACTACGCCGACAAAACCCTGAAGTACCAAGACTACGCCTACTCGCCCGACGTGCGCAGCGTGCAGTGCTACGTGGCCACGGGCCAGCCCAACGAGGTGTTTCAGCCGCCGGTGGTGCCGCTGGGGCAGTCGGGGGCCGTCACGCTGGAGTTTGACGTGCTGGGCGAGCAGAGCCAGCGCTTCACGGCCAAGCTCATTCACTGCGACGTGGACTGGCAGCCGTCCATCCTCACGGACATGCAGTTTCTCAATGAGATAAACGAATTTCTCATCACCGACTACCGGGTGGGCACGGGCACCAAAACGCCGTATTTCCACTACCGGATGCGGGCGCCCCAGGTGAAAATCAGCGGCAACTACCTGCTGGTGGTGCAAAGCCCGGGCGGTGTGCCGGTGGTGTCGCGCCGGCTGCTGGTATACGAAAACCAGGTGAGCGTGGGCCTGAAGCCGGGCATCGTGATAGGCGGCAAGGAGCGGTTCACGATGCAGCAGCTTGACTTTTCGGTGGGCTACGGCGCCGTGGAGCTGGTGAACCCGGCCGTGGAAGTGAAGGTGGTGCTGCGTCAGAACTTCCGCTGGGACAACGCCAAGTACAACCTGCGCCCCACCTTCGTGCGCGACGCCGACCGCCGCCTCGAATACCAATACTTCAACTTCGAAAACGCTTTTCCCGGCCTGAGCGAGTACCGCTTTTTCGATACCCGCTCGGTGCAGAGCGTAGGCATTGGCGTGCTGCACGTTAACCCCCAGGCCCGGCCCGTGACCACGGCCGAGCTGCTGCCCGAAACCTCGCGTGCCCTCACCGCCTACAACCAGTATGTGGACGCCAACGGCCAGCGCGTGTTCGAGAGCCGAGAGTACGGCAACGGCGCCACCAACGCCGACTACTTCGACGTGACCTTTCAATTGAAGGCCGACCAGCCGGCGCCGGGGCCGGTGTACGCCTTCGGGGCGTTCAGCGACTGGCAGCTCCGGGACGAGTATAAGCTGACCTACAACGAAGCCACCCAGCTCTACACCGGTCACGCCCTGCTCAAACAAGGCTACTACAACTACGATTTTGCGGTGGGCGGCGCGCGCGGCGCCAACGAAGCCTATTTCGAAGGCAGCCACTACGAAACCGAAAACCAGTACGACCTGCTGGTGTACTACCGCCCGCCCGGCACCCGCGCCGACCTGCTCATCGGCTACCAGATGGTGGACATGAACAGCCGGCAATAGCCGCCCAACAACCCGGCCGGAGCGGCTGCGTTTGAGCCCGTGACGCCGCTCCGGCCCACCCATGGGTGGAGCCCGGCGGCGCACGACCACCTCACCCACACCCTCCCACCCATGAAACAACTTGTTCTTCCGGCCGTTGGCGCGGCGGCCCTGGCCTTGTTCGGCGGCTGCGCCACCAACCCCGTCACGGGCAAAAAAGAAGTCATGCTGGTGTCTGAAGGCCAGGAGCTGGCCATGGGCCAGCAGTCGGACCCGGCCGTGACGGCCCAGATGGGCTTGTATGATGACAAGAAAATCCAGGCTTTCATCAACGAAAAAGGCAAGAAGATGGGGGCCGTGTCGCACCGCGCCAACGTGGACTTTCAGTTTCGGGTGGTCGATTCGCCCGTCATCAACGCCTTCGCCATTCCGGGCGGCTACGTGTACTTCACGCGCGGCATCATGGCCCATTTCAACAACGAAGCCCAGTTTGCCGGCGTGCTGGGCCACGAAATCGGCCACGTCACGGCCCGCCACTCGGCCAAGCAGCAAACCAATTCCATCCTGGGCCAGGTGGGCCTGATGGGCGCTATGATAGCCTCGCCCCGGCTGGCGCAGTTTGGCGAGCAGGCCATGCAGGGCATGCAGCTGCTGTTCCTGAAATTTGGGCGCGACGACGAGCGCCAGTCCGACGAGCTGGGCGTGCAGTATTCGTCGAAAATTGGCTACGACGCCAGCCAGATGGCCGATTTTTTCCAGACGCTGTCGCGGCAGCAGCAGCTGTCGAAGACCGAGGCCATTCCCGATTTTCTGAGCACGCACCCCAACCCCGAGGACCGGTACAACACCGTGCACCAGCTGGCCGACCAGTGGAAGCAGGCCAACGGCAACCCCAAGCTGGCCGTGAACCGCGACCAGTACCTGCGCCTCATCGACGGCCTGGTGTACGGCGACGACCCCAAGCAGGGCTTCGTGGAAAACAGCGTGTTTTACCACCCCGAGCTGAAGTTTCGCTTTCCCATTCCGGCGGGCTGGAAGTCGCAGAACTCGCCTTCCCAGTTCCAAATGGCCGACCCTGCCGGCAAGGGCCTGCTCATCTTGCTGCCCGCCCCCGGCACCACCCCGGAGGAAGCCGCCCAGGCCGTGGCCAAGCAAATGAGCCTGCAAGCCACCGAAGCCCCGCGCCGCACCACCATCAACGGCTTCCCGGCCCTGGTGTTTGTGGCCGACCAGGTGCAGCAGGACCAGCAAACCGGCCAGCAGGTGGCCGGCGTGCGGGTCTTGGGCCACATCATTCAGGACGGCAAAAGCCTGTATGCCTTGCTGGGCGTATCGGCGCCAGCCGACTTTCCCACCTACGCGGCCCAGTTCAGCAGCGTGGCCGAAGGCTTCCAGCGCCTCACCGAGCCCGACAAGCTCAACCGCCAGCCCGAGCGCATCCGCATCGTGAAACTCAAGCTGCGCAGCAACCTGCAGCAGGCCTTCGCCGCCAACGGCGTGCCCGAAAAACGCTACGAAGAGTTGGCCATCCTCAACGGCATGCCGCTCAACGAGCAGGTCAATGCCGGGTCCCTCATCAAGATAGTCGGCAAATAAGTGGCACTACTTTGGATTAAGCGGCCGTAAGCAGCCCGCGTAACTCTGTTTCGGGGGCTGCGTTTGCAAGCTCGGCCGCCACCCAACTGGCGACCCCATTTTTTACTTTTTATTCCCATGGCTATTCATACTTCCCGAGGGCTGCGCACGGGTGCCGCCCTTCTGCTCCTGCTTCCCCTGGCCAGCATTTCCAGTGTCCGCAACTGGGCCGAGAGCTTTCCGGCCGCTACCGCTACGCCCACGGCTCCCGCCGCCCGCCCCCTACAGGGCGCCAAGCCCGACCCGGCCGTTATTGCCCAGTTTGGCTTGTATAATAACGCCAAGCTGCAAAGCCTCATCACGGCCAAGGGCAAGCAGATGACGGCCATCTCGGACCGCCCCGGCGACTACGGTTTCACGGTGGTCGATTCGCCCATCATCAACGCCTTTGCTACGCCCGACGGCCACGTGTATTTCACGCGCGGCATCATGGCCCACTTCAACAACGAAGCCCAGTTTGCTGGCGTGCTGGGCCATGAGTTGGGCCACATCACGGCGCAGCACGGCAAAAAGCAGAGCCGCAACAACACCGTCGCCGGCATCGGCATGCTGCTCGGCTCCATCATCGCGCCGCGCGTGATGCAGTCGGTGGGCGGCATTGTGCAGCAGGGCGTGGGCTTGTGGATGTTGAAATACAGCCGCGGCGACGAGAACGAGGCCGACCAATTGGGGGTGAAATACTCCACCAAAATCGGCTACGACGCCAGCTACATGGCCGATTTCTTCCAGACGCTGCAGCGCACCGAGGCCCAGAGCGGCAGCAGCATCCCCACCTTCCTCAGCAGCCACCCCAACTCGGCTGACCGCTACACCCGCGTGAAGCAGCTGGCCGCCCAGGCCAAGCAAAGCGCCGGCCGCAGCACCTTCGCCGTGAACCGCGACCAGTACCTGCGCTCCATCGAGGGCCTGACCTTCGGCGAAGACCCACGCCAGGGCTTTGTGGAGAGCGGCGTGTTCTACCACCCCGATTTGAAGTTCCGTTTCCCCATCCCCTCGGGCTGGAAGTCGAATAACTCGCCCGAAACGTTCCAGATGCAGGAGCCTAACGGCAAGGCGATGCTGGTGTTCCTCGGCGCCTCGGGCAACTCGCTCGATGCCGCCGCCCAAAGCCTGGCCAAATCCATCGGCGTGGCCAACGCCCAAGCCCAGAAAACGACCATCAACGGCTTCCCGGCCCTCGTATTTGAAGGCGACCAGCAGGCGCAGGACCAACAGAGCACGCCGGCCCACGTGCTGGCCCAGCTCATCCAGGACGGCAACAGCATCTACGCCTTCGTGGGCCTGGCCGCGTCGGGCTCGTTCGGCACCTACGCGCCGCAGTTTCAGCGCGCCGCCCAGGGCTACGCCCGCCTCACCGAAGCCGATAAGCTGAATCGCCAGCCCGAGCACATCCACATCCGCACCGCCACCGGCACCCAAACGCTGGCTTCGGCCTTGGCCTCGGCTGGCGTGCCGAGCAAGCGTTACGAAGAAATGGCCATTCTCAACGGCATGAAAACGACGGATAAGCTGCCAAAGGGCATGTTGTATAAGGTGGTGGGCCGCTGATTCTAGGGATGGGCAAATATGAATTGCTTCACGCTTAGCGTGATGTTCCTTGGGCTAGTTTGAAGCCTTCGTGACAACAAAATGCCTCCCAGTCGGCTGCTGTCCTCTTGAATCCTTTCCATATCTCCCTCCTCACGGTATGCAATTTCTACCGCACTGACGTACCAAAGTTTATCGCTCTGCGTGGAGTCTGCAAAAACTTGCTTTTGCGTCATAGGCCAACTATTAGCCATGATATTAAAATCCAGCTTGTGTTGTCGCATGTTGATGGCCAAGTCAGGGTGAATGCTTTTCAGATTATCAATCAGGGTTAAAGTGTCATTGATTGGACAAGGAATGAAATAATCGAAGCTGGTATGATTTCTTGAGCCGTCAACAACCAAAATTCCCGTCTTTGTAATCCTACCACTCTTGGAAGTGCAGCCAATCGCGAGAGCGAGAAGTAAGAATAAAGCCTGCTTCATTTTCATGAAGGCAAGGTATTAAACCAAAAGTGCCCCGACCTTACCTGGTCGGGGCACTTTTGGTTTCCAAGCATCATGAACTGAGAAAAACAGCCGTCAATTACACGTTAAACCGGAAGTGCATGATGTCGCCGTCTTGCACCACGTAGTCTTTGCCTTCCACGGCCATTTTGCCGGCTTCTTTGATTTTTACCTCGGTCTTATATTCCTGGTAATCGGGCAGCTTGATGACCTCGGCGCGGATGAAGCCCTTCTCGAAATCGGAGTGGATGACGCCGGCCGCGGCGGGTGCTTTGTCGCCGCGATGGATGGTCCAGGCGCGTACTTCCTGCACGCCGGCGGTGAAGTAGGTAATCAGGTTCAGCAGCTCGTAGCTGGCCCGGATGAGCTTGTTCAGGCCCGACTCGGTGAGGCCGTATTCGCCCAGGAACATGGCTTTTTCCTCGGGGTCTTCCATCTCGGCAATCTGCGCTTCGATGGCGGCCGACACCAGTACCACCTGGGCGCCTTCGGCTTTCACGTGCTCGCGCAGGGCCGTCACGTGGTTGTTGCCGTTGCTGGCAATGCTGGCCTCGTCCACGTTGGCCACGTAAATCACGGGCTTGATGGTGAGCAGTTGCAGGTCGGCAATGGCTTCGAGGTCGTCGGCCGAGGCGTCCACGGCGCGGGCGTTCTGGCCGGCTTCGAGGGCAGCTTTGAATTTCTGCAGCGACACCACTTCCTTCTTGGCCACGGCGTCGCCGGCCTTGGCGCTGCGCTCCGATTTCTGCAGCTTCTTCTCGACGCTTTCCAGGTCCTTGAGCTGCAGCTCGGTATCAATAACGTCTTTGTCGAACACGGGGTCGACGCCGCCGGCCACGTGCACGATGTTGGGGTCGTCGAAGCAGCGCACCACGTGAATGATGGCGTCCACCTCGCGGATGTTGGCCAGGAATTTATTGCCCAGGCCCTCGCCCTTGCTGGCGCCCTTCACGAGGCCGGCGATGTCGACAAACTCGATGATGGTGGGCAGCACGCGCTTGGGGTTCACCAGCGCTTCCAGGATTTGCAGGCGCTCATCGGGCACGGTGATGACGCCCACGTTGGGCTCGATGGTGCAGAACGGGTAGTTGGCCGATTCGGCCTTGGCGTTCGAGAGTGCGTTGAAAAGGGTGGATTTACCGACGTTCGGCAAGCCGACGATACCGCAGCGGAGGCCCATTTATGTAGGGTTGAGTGTTGAATGTTGAGTGTTGAATTGCGGGCAATTCGGCCGCAAAGGTACGGCTTGCGGCAATGGCATCAGGCAAAAAAAGAACGTCATGCTGAGCGAAGTCGAAGCATCTCTACCGCAGCAGCAATCAAATTACTTGCGCGGTAGAGACGCTTCGACTTCGCTCAGCATGACGTTTTTGCAGCGCCGTTGGCCCAAGAAGACGCCTTAGTAGCTGTCGTCGCTGCGGTTGGGGTCGAAGGCGGGGCGTTCGGTTTCGCGGCGGGGCTGGTCCCGGTCGTCGTACTCGCGGGGGCGGTCGAGTTCGGCCACCTCCTCGGGGCTCAGCAGCTCTTCGCGCACGTAGTCCACGGCGTCCTGCAGGGCATCCACAAATTTCATGAAATCCTCCTTATAGAGGAAAATCTTGTGCTTTTCGTACGAAACGGAGTCGTCGCCGTTCTGGCGGCGCTTGCTTTCGGTGAT
Proteins encoded in this region:
- a CDS encoding GNAT family N-acetyltransferase → MLPPPMLTFDFTHFPTLRTERLTLRQLTGTDAPALFALRSDPQVMLYIPRPLATSVADCEALIDMMNEGMSRHELLHWGVALRSSGELIGTIGFYRLQPENHRAEIGYMLLPARQGLGLMQEAVAAVLNHGFEVLNLHSVEGVIDPQNVASARVLQRAGFVQEGLFRENEYWEGKFLDTAYYSLLCPASR
- a CDS encoding type IX secretion system plug protein, producing the protein MRFLPLASLLLATACVPLGTPITDPNASRVGTQKPPEYYADKTLKYQDYAYSPDVRSVQCYVATGQPNEVFQPPVVPLGQSGAVTLEFDVLGEQSQRFTAKLIHCDVDWQPSILTDMQFLNEINEFLITDYRVGTGTKTPYFHYRMRAPQVKISGNYLLVVQSPGGVPVVSRRLLVYENQVSVGLKPGIVIGGKERFTMQQLDFSVGYGAVELVNPAVEVKVVLRQNFRWDNAKYNLRPTFVRDADRRLEYQYFNFENAFPGLSEYRFFDTRSVQSVGIGVLHVNPQARPVTTAELLPETSRALTAYNQYVDANGQRVFESREYGNGATNADYFDVTFQLKADQPAPGPVYAFGAFSDWQLRDEYKLTYNEATQLYTGHALLKQGYYNYDFAVGGARGANEAYFEGSHYETENQYDLLVYYRPPGTRADLLIGYQMVDMNSRQ
- a CDS encoding M48 family metalloprotease; this translates as MKQLVLPAVGAAALALFGGCATNPVTGKKEVMLVSEGQELAMGQQSDPAVTAQMGLYDDKKIQAFINEKGKKMGAVSHRANVDFQFRVVDSPVINAFAIPGGYVYFTRGIMAHFNNEAQFAGVLGHEIGHVTARHSAKQQTNSILGQVGLMGAMIASPRLAQFGEQAMQGMQLLFLKFGRDDERQSDELGVQYSSKIGYDASQMADFFQTLSRQQQLSKTEAIPDFLSTHPNPEDRYNTVHQLADQWKQANGNPKLAVNRDQYLRLIDGLVYGDDPKQGFVENSVFYHPELKFRFPIPAGWKSQNSPSQFQMADPAGKGLLILLPAPGTTPEEAAQAVAKQMSLQATEAPRRTTINGFPALVFVADQVQQDQQTGQQVAGVRVLGHIIQDGKSLYALLGVSAPADFPTYAAQFSSVAEGFQRLTEPDKLNRQPERIRIVKLKLRSNLQQAFAANGVPEKRYEELAILNGMPLNEQVNAGSLIKIVGK
- a CDS encoding helix-hairpin-helix domain-containing protein; this translates as MKSKANIKLPLTDIEKANLRKNKIKIANIISFATDELEDLLNVTPERAKEIFALAEFQTIPSVGIKFAEDLVFLGYYSLNELKDKDGADLTNEYEIKRGYWTDPCVEDQFRLVVNFANTRDAKKTWWDFTEERKKFRVEKGYPKSRPQKAWYETLEYQRKDKKDSH
- a CDS encoding DUF4256 domain-containing protein, with product MAKKNYKELPMERREELINILKTRFAKHPGRHQGLAWPDVQARLEAKPAKLWTLDDMETTGGEPDVVGLDAQTGEYLFFDCTAESPAGRRSLCYDREGLKSRKEHRPATSALDLAADMGIELLTEAQYRELQQLGRFDAKTSSWLQTPANIRTLGGALFADFRFGTVFVYHNGAQAYYSGRGFRGVLKV
- a CDS encoding T9SS type A sorting domain-containing protein codes for the protein MRNTFTSFRTLALLTLGLGTLPAAHAALIPVAVTGYNADVVANGAGTVTSSTTDDVDGGAVGNRFNFMAPTFVNPTGAAPTTSLPANGLFTSATTAGLTFQLAPYAANNSLRINGVGTGTLTFPTTQLAATEVYLLATSGNGASAFTATVNFADGTSQIFTNLSAADWFSGTTNIALRGFGRVGRDNNVIQNSTTDPRLYEFRLALVAANASKVIQSVSIAKSSTTGTLNVMGVSINSTVTAALSAREALAVNAYPNPTADRLTVQAPAEASPAATVQLLDHTGRILQAAPVRNREVRFDLGSLAAGLYLARYQDGDRTRTLKVVKQ
- a CDS encoding ABC-F family ATP-binding cassette domain-containing protein, yielding MISISDLDFHFGSRTLYDNASLHIKPKDKIGLIGLNGTGKSTLLRLLVGEYKADGGSISMAKDVSLGFLNQDLLSYDTHESILHVAMQAFEEALELQKKIDEVLLQFETDYSDDLVDKLATMQERFEALGGYTMQARAEEILEGLGFSTEDLQKPLKSFSGGWRMRVMLAKILLQQPSLLLLDEPTNHLDLPSIKWIENYLADYEGAVIIVSHDRAFLDRTTNTTVEVLGGKLVPYAGNYSYYLEEKEERNLIQKGAFENQQAQIRQAERFIERFKAKASKAKQAQSRVKALDKLERIEDVAQDAAKINMKFTFKVEPGRHILRMEHVTKKYDQKLIFRDTNVHIERGDKIALIGANGKGKSTLMRLVAGTEAPTAGKHQLGHNVIMSFYAQHQLESLTLDNEILQEMSEAGSKRNDMELRSVLGSFLFTGDEVFKKIKVLSGGEKSRVALAKTLISEANFLLLDEPTNHLDMVSVNILIQALEQYEGTFIVISHDRYFVENVATKIWFIEDYQLKEYPGTYEEYERWQDDREKAAKKAGLPSPSANKPQPKEEKKAEAMPAKTSSPDQKKALKELAEVEAKIDTLEKELAGYEKQLADPKIYENAAQLKDATMKFEQVKKELAQLNDRWEMLAEV